In Acidobacteriota bacterium, the genomic window TGCTCGCGCGGCACGTCCACGACGACCATGTCGTGGAGCGTGGAGACCCGTGCCCGGTCGCCCGCGAGGCCCGCGATCTTGGCGACCGCGGCACCCAAGCCGGGCGCGGGCCGGGGAGCGCTCAGTACCACCGGAGGGCCTCTTTCCGCCAGGCGTAGACGAGACCGACGACCAGGACGCCGACGAAGAGGACCATCTCGACGAGGCCGGTCCAGCCGAAGGAGCGGAAGAACGCGGCCCACGGGATGAGGAAGATGACGTCCACGTCGAAGACCACGAAGAGGAGGGCGAAGACGTAGAAGTGGGTGGGGTACCGGCCCCAGGCCTGCCCGACCGGCTCCTCCCCCGACTCGTAGGTGCGGAGCTTCTCGCGCGTCGGCTTCCGGGGAGCGATGAGCCGGCTGATCCCGAGGAGCAGGCTCGTGAACAGTGCCCCCGCGAGGAAGAAGACGAAGACGTATAGATACGAAAGGTTGTAGTCGGGCACCGCGCCCAAGCGTACGGCTGGCCTCGTGACGACCGCAAACCAGCGCTCGGCCGGCCGTTTGACACCGTCAGGCCGGCGGGGGTACGGTGGCCGAGGCCAGTCTCATCGTACGGAAAGCGTACGCAGCGAACGGGGAGGCGAAGAGGGTTTTGTCGGTCGTGACCGCGTCCCGGCGCGCCGCCACACCACCCTCACTACGGCACTCGCTCATGCGCTGGGCCGACGGCACCGCCGATCGGACCGCGCGCGCGCTCGTCGGCCTCCGCACCGGCCGCCTCATCCGGCCGCGGATGCTCATCGGCGTTCTCGCGA contains:
- a CDS encoding NADH-quinone oxidoreductase subunit A — encoded protein: MPDYNLSYLYVFVFFLAGALFTSLLLGISRLIAPRKPTREKLRTYESGEEPVGQAWGRYPTHFYVFALLFVVFDVDVIFLIPWAAFFRSFGWTGLVEMVLFVGVLVVGLVYAWRKEALRWY